Proteins encoded within one genomic window of Diorhabda sublineata isolate icDioSubl1.1 chromosome 1, icDioSubl1.1, whole genome shotgun sequence:
- the LOC130452367 gene encoding kynurenine aminotransferase-like isoform X2, which yields MSEVDEKFVIPLKYAGSEPSVWTEYIQMAIDYKPLNLGQGFPDYPPPKYIMDTLAKVSNESDYMLHQYTRGFGHPRLVRALSKLYSKLIGREINEKTEILTTSGAYEALFSTISGHTDVGDEVIIIEPFFDCYEAMVKYAGGVPRFIPLRLKAVSGRIPTSEDWVLDKEELKSLFNKKTKIIILNTPNNPLGKVYSLEELTFIADLCKKWNVLCISDEVYEWLVYKPHKHIRMATLPDMWKRTVTIGSAGKTFSVTGWKVGWAYCPENLMRNIQMVHQNTVYTGVTPIQEAVAIAFETEMDRLGKEDCFFVSLAKDLESKRDYMANVLSEVGMKPTIPDGGYFMLADWSALESKVDVSSESDQYKDYRFTKWMTKKVGLQGIPPTVFYSTPNKHLAENFVRFCFIKKHETLKQAEDILKRWKTTEN from the exons GACTGAATATATTCAGATGGCTATTGATTATAAACCTTTGAATCTCGGCCAGGGTTTTCCAGATTATCCACCTCCTAAATATATAATGGATACTTTAGCCAAAGTTTCCAATGAATCTGATTACATGTTACATCAATATACAAGAGGATTT GGACATCCTAGACTGGTTAGGGCATTGTCCAagctttattcaaaattaattggtagagaaattaatgaaaaaacagaaattttaacAACTAGTGGAGCATACGAAGCATTGTTTTCAACAATATCAGGTCATACAGATGTTGGGGATGAAGTAATTATTATAGAACCTTTCTTCGATTGTTATGAAGCCATGGTTAAATATGCTGGCGGTGTGCCTAGATTTATCCCTTTGAGATTG aaagcAGTGAGTGGACGGATACCTACTTCAGAGGATTGGGTTTTAGATAAGGAAGAATTAAAAAGCTTATTTAACAAAAAGactaaaattattatactgAACACTCCAAATAATCCGTTAGGAAAAGTATATTCTTTGGAAGAACTAACTTTTATTGCAGATTTATGTAAAAAGTGGAACGTACTATGTATTTCTGATGAAGTATATGAATGGTTGGTTTACAAACCTCATAAACATATAAGAATGG CAACTTTACCTGACATGTGGAAAAGAACTGTCACCATTGGTTCTGCTGGGAAAACTTTTAGTGTAACTGGATGGAAAGTTGGATGGGCTTATTGTCCAGAgaatttaatgagaaatataCAGATGGTCCATCAAAATACTGTCTACACAGGTGTCACTCCAATTCAG GAAGCTGTTGCTATAGCATTCGAAACAGAAATGGATCGCTTGGGCAAGGaagattgtttttttgtatcGTTAGCAAAGGATTTAGAATCCAAAAGAGATTATATGGCCAATGTACTTAGTGAAGTTGGAATGAAACCTACTATCCCCGACGGAGGATATTTTATGTTGGCAGATTGGTCAGCACTTG aaTCAAAAGTAGATGTAAGTTCAGAATCTGATCAATATAAGGATTACAGATTCACTAAATGGATGACGAAGAAGGTTGGTCTACAAGGAATACCTCCAACTGTGTTTTATAGTACGCCGAATAAACATTTAGCAGAAAATTTTGTGAGGTTTTGTTTCATAAAG AAACATGAAACTTTGAAGCAAgcagaagatattttgaaacgATGGAAAACTACTGAAAACTAA
- the LOC130452367 gene encoding kynurenine aminotransferase-like isoform X1, whose translation MSEVDEKFVIPLKYAGSEPSVWTEYIQMAIDYKPLNLGQGFPDYPPPKYIMDTLAKVSNESDYMLHQYTRGFVSKVLTNPGSSILLLEFDMLNRYSIITIFNLNSIDFLQTFQGHPRLVRALSKLYSKLIGREINEKTEILTTSGAYEALFSTISGHTDVGDEVIIIEPFFDCYEAMVKYAGGVPRFIPLRLKAVSGRIPTSEDWVLDKEELKSLFNKKTKIIILNTPNNPLGKVYSLEELTFIADLCKKWNVLCISDEVYEWLVYKPHKHIRMATLPDMWKRTVTIGSAGKTFSVTGWKVGWAYCPENLMRNIQMVHQNTVYTGVTPIQEAVAIAFETEMDRLGKEDCFFVSLAKDLESKRDYMANVLSEVGMKPTIPDGGYFMLADWSALESKVDVSSESDQYKDYRFTKWMTKKVGLQGIPPTVFYSTPNKHLAENFVRFCFIKKHETLKQAEDILKRWKTTEN comes from the exons GACTGAATATATTCAGATGGCTATTGATTATAAACCTTTGAATCTCGGCCAGGGTTTTCCAGATTATCCACCTCCTAAATATATAATGGATACTTTAGCCAAAGTTTCCAATGAATCTGATTACATGTTACATCAATATACAAGAGGATTTGTAAGTAAAGTTCTAACCAATCCGGgttcttcaatattattattagaatttgaTATGTTAAATAGATACAgtataattacaattttcaatCTTAATTCCATAG ATTTTCTTCAAACTTTTCAGGGACATCCTAGACTGGTTAGGGCATTGTCCAagctttattcaaaattaattggtagagaaattaatgaaaaaacagaaattttaacAACTAGTGGAGCATACGAAGCATTGTTTTCAACAATATCAGGTCATACAGATGTTGGGGATGAAGTAATTATTATAGAACCTTTCTTCGATTGTTATGAAGCCATGGTTAAATATGCTGGCGGTGTGCCTAGATTTATCCCTTTGAGATTG aaagcAGTGAGTGGACGGATACCTACTTCAGAGGATTGGGTTTTAGATAAGGAAGAATTAAAAAGCTTATTTAACAAAAAGactaaaattattatactgAACACTCCAAATAATCCGTTAGGAAAAGTATATTCTTTGGAAGAACTAACTTTTATTGCAGATTTATGTAAAAAGTGGAACGTACTATGTATTTCTGATGAAGTATATGAATGGTTGGTTTACAAACCTCATAAACATATAAGAATGG CAACTTTACCTGACATGTGGAAAAGAACTGTCACCATTGGTTCTGCTGGGAAAACTTTTAGTGTAACTGGATGGAAAGTTGGATGGGCTTATTGTCCAGAgaatttaatgagaaatataCAGATGGTCCATCAAAATACTGTCTACACAGGTGTCACTCCAATTCAG GAAGCTGTTGCTATAGCATTCGAAACAGAAATGGATCGCTTGGGCAAGGaagattgtttttttgtatcGTTAGCAAAGGATTTAGAATCCAAAAGAGATTATATGGCCAATGTACTTAGTGAAGTTGGAATGAAACCTACTATCCCCGACGGAGGATATTTTATGTTGGCAGATTGGTCAGCACTTG aaTCAAAAGTAGATGTAAGTTCAGAATCTGATCAATATAAGGATTACAGATTCACTAAATGGATGACGAAGAAGGTTGGTCTACAAGGAATACCTCCAACTGTGTTTTATAGTACGCCGAATAAACATTTAGCAGAAAATTTTGTGAGGTTTTGTTTCATAAAG AAACATGAAACTTTGAAGCAAgcagaagatattttgaaacgATGGAAAACTACTGAAAACTAA
- the LOC130452367 gene encoding kynurenine aminotransferase-like isoform X3 — translation MAIDYKPLNLGQGFPDYPPPKYIMDTLAKVSNESDYMLHQYTRGFGHPRLVRALSKLYSKLIGREINEKTEILTTSGAYEALFSTISGHTDVGDEVIIIEPFFDCYEAMVKYAGGVPRFIPLRLKAVSGRIPTSEDWVLDKEELKSLFNKKTKIIILNTPNNPLGKVYSLEELTFIADLCKKWNVLCISDEVYEWLVYKPHKHIRMATLPDMWKRTVTIGSAGKTFSVTGWKVGWAYCPENLMRNIQMVHQNTVYTGVTPIQEAVAIAFETEMDRLGKEDCFFVSLAKDLESKRDYMANVLSEVGMKPTIPDGGYFMLADWSALESKVDVSSESDQYKDYRFTKWMTKKVGLQGIPPTVFYSTPNKHLAENFVRFCFIKKHETLKQAEDILKRWKTTEN, via the exons ATGGCTATTGATTATAAACCTTTGAATCTCGGCCAGGGTTTTCCAGATTATCCACCTCCTAAATATATAATGGATACTTTAGCCAAAGTTTCCAATGAATCTGATTACATGTTACATCAATATACAAGAGGATTT GGACATCCTAGACTGGTTAGGGCATTGTCCAagctttattcaaaattaattggtagagaaattaatgaaaaaacagaaattttaacAACTAGTGGAGCATACGAAGCATTGTTTTCAACAATATCAGGTCATACAGATGTTGGGGATGAAGTAATTATTATAGAACCTTTCTTCGATTGTTATGAAGCCATGGTTAAATATGCTGGCGGTGTGCCTAGATTTATCCCTTTGAGATTG aaagcAGTGAGTGGACGGATACCTACTTCAGAGGATTGGGTTTTAGATAAGGAAGAATTAAAAAGCTTATTTAACAAAAAGactaaaattattatactgAACACTCCAAATAATCCGTTAGGAAAAGTATATTCTTTGGAAGAACTAACTTTTATTGCAGATTTATGTAAAAAGTGGAACGTACTATGTATTTCTGATGAAGTATATGAATGGTTGGTTTACAAACCTCATAAACATATAAGAATGG CAACTTTACCTGACATGTGGAAAAGAACTGTCACCATTGGTTCTGCTGGGAAAACTTTTAGTGTAACTGGATGGAAAGTTGGATGGGCTTATTGTCCAGAgaatttaatgagaaatataCAGATGGTCCATCAAAATACTGTCTACACAGGTGTCACTCCAATTCAG GAAGCTGTTGCTATAGCATTCGAAACAGAAATGGATCGCTTGGGCAAGGaagattgtttttttgtatcGTTAGCAAAGGATTTAGAATCCAAAAGAGATTATATGGCCAATGTACTTAGTGAAGTTGGAATGAAACCTACTATCCCCGACGGAGGATATTTTATGTTGGCAGATTGGTCAGCACTTG aaTCAAAAGTAGATGTAAGTTCAGAATCTGATCAATATAAGGATTACAGATTCACTAAATGGATGACGAAGAAGGTTGGTCTACAAGGAATACCTCCAACTGTGTTTTATAGTACGCCGAATAAACATTTAGCAGAAAATTTTGTGAGGTTTTGTTTCATAAAG AAACATGAAACTTTGAAGCAAgcagaagatattttgaaacgATGGAAAACTACTGAAAACTAA
- the LOC130452387 gene encoding kynurenine aminotransferase-like isoform X1, which produces MKLLSTVFKHFSKYMKMSEINQKFVLPQRYTGSEPSVWTEYIQLALDYKPLNLGQGFPDEFPPKYVTDTLVEVAKDRSDYTIHQYARGFGHPRLIKALAKLYSKLIGRQINERTEILVCIGGYEALFSAISGHTDVGDEVIVIEPYFDCYEPMIKYAGGIPRFIPLRPKEVSGRLLSSADWVLNKEELESLFNEKTKMIIVNSPNNPLGKVFSMEELTFIADLCKKWNVLCLSDEVYEWMVFKPHKHIRIATLPGMWERTITIGSGGKTFSVTGWKVGWVYCPENLMKNLHIVHQNSVYTGVTPVQVATAIAFEIEMERMESDDCYFVSLARELEAKRDYMVNFLVDIGMKPTIPDAGYFMLADWSALESKVDMNSENDKYNDFRFTKWMTKNVGLQGIPPSAFFSSPNKYLAEHCVRYCYMKKTETLKQAEDILKQWKATTK; this is translated from the exons ATGAAACTACTGAGCACTGTGTTCAAG CATTTctcaaaatacatgaaaatgtctgaaataaatcagaaatttgTATTACCACAAAGATATACTGGATCCGAACCTAGCGTTTG GACAGAATATATTCAATTGGCGTTAGATTATAAACCTCTCAATTTAGGTCAAGGATTTCCAGATGAATTCCCTCCAAAATACGTAACAGATACGTTAGTAGAAGTAGCAAAAGATAGATCCGATTATACGATACATCAATACGCTAGAGGATTC GGACACCCTAGACTGATAAAAGCACTAGCGAAATTGTACTCAAAGTTAATTGGAAGACAAATTAATGAGAGaactgaaattttagtatgtatCGGAGGTTACGAAGCTCTATTTTCCGCAATTTCCGGTCACACAGATGTTGGAGATGAAGTTATTGTTATTGAGCCGTATTTTGATTGCTATGAACCAATGATAAAATATGCCGGGGGCATACCACGATTCATTCCACTGCGACCg AAAGAAGTAAGCGGAAGACTCCTTTCATCAGCAGATTGGGTTTTGAATAAAGAGGAATTAGAAAGTCTTTTTAATGAAAAGACTAAAATGATTATAGTTAATTCACCAAATAATCCACTCGGGAAAGTATTTTCAATGGAGGAATTAACTTTTATCGCTGATTTGTGTAAAAAGTGGAACGTACTATGTCTTTCCGACGAAGTTTACGAATGGATGGTATTCAAGCCTCATAAACACATACGAATAG CAACTTTACCTGGAATGTGGGAGAGAACGATAACAATTGGTTCTGGTGGTAAAACATTTAGTGTGACTGGATGGAAAGTTGGTTGGGTTTACTGCCcagaaaatttaatgaaaaatttacacatCGTTCATCAAAATAGCGTTTACACCGGCGTTACACCTGTACAG GTAGCCACAGCTATAGCTTTCGAAATCGAAATGGAAAGAATGGAAAGTgatgattgttattttgtttccttAGCCAGAGAATTAGAAGCGAAAAGAGATTACATGGTTAACTTTTTGGTGGATATTGGAATGAAGCCGACAATTCCTGATGCAGGTTATTTTATGTTAGCGGATTGGTCAGCACTTG AAAGTAAAGTAGATATGAACTCAGAAAACGACAAATATAACGATTTCCGTTTTACAAAGTGGATGACAAAAAACGTAGGTCTACAGGGAATACCTCCATCAGCGTTCTTCAGTAGCCCCAATAAATATTTAGCGGAACATTGTGTGAGATATTGTTATATGAAG aaAACTGAGACATTGAAGCAAGCAGAAGACATTTTGAAACAATGGAAAGCtactacaaaataa
- the LOC130452387 gene encoding kynurenine aminotransferase-like isoform X2, whose translation MKMSEINQKFVLPQRYTGSEPSVWTEYIQLALDYKPLNLGQGFPDEFPPKYVTDTLVEVAKDRSDYTIHQYARGFGHPRLIKALAKLYSKLIGRQINERTEILVCIGGYEALFSAISGHTDVGDEVIVIEPYFDCYEPMIKYAGGIPRFIPLRPKEVSGRLLSSADWVLNKEELESLFNEKTKMIIVNSPNNPLGKVFSMEELTFIADLCKKWNVLCLSDEVYEWMVFKPHKHIRIATLPGMWERTITIGSGGKTFSVTGWKVGWVYCPENLMKNLHIVHQNSVYTGVTPVQVATAIAFEIEMERMESDDCYFVSLARELEAKRDYMVNFLVDIGMKPTIPDAGYFMLADWSALESKVDMNSENDKYNDFRFTKWMTKNVGLQGIPPSAFFSSPNKYLAEHCVRYCYMKKTETLKQAEDILKQWKATTK comes from the exons atgaaaatgtctgaaataaatcagaaatttgTATTACCACAAAGATATACTGGATCCGAACCTAGCGTTTG GACAGAATATATTCAATTGGCGTTAGATTATAAACCTCTCAATTTAGGTCAAGGATTTCCAGATGAATTCCCTCCAAAATACGTAACAGATACGTTAGTAGAAGTAGCAAAAGATAGATCCGATTATACGATACATCAATACGCTAGAGGATTC GGACACCCTAGACTGATAAAAGCACTAGCGAAATTGTACTCAAAGTTAATTGGAAGACAAATTAATGAGAGaactgaaattttagtatgtatCGGAGGTTACGAAGCTCTATTTTCCGCAATTTCCGGTCACACAGATGTTGGAGATGAAGTTATTGTTATTGAGCCGTATTTTGATTGCTATGAACCAATGATAAAATATGCCGGGGGCATACCACGATTCATTCCACTGCGACCg AAAGAAGTAAGCGGAAGACTCCTTTCATCAGCAGATTGGGTTTTGAATAAAGAGGAATTAGAAAGTCTTTTTAATGAAAAGACTAAAATGATTATAGTTAATTCACCAAATAATCCACTCGGGAAAGTATTTTCAATGGAGGAATTAACTTTTATCGCTGATTTGTGTAAAAAGTGGAACGTACTATGTCTTTCCGACGAAGTTTACGAATGGATGGTATTCAAGCCTCATAAACACATACGAATAG CAACTTTACCTGGAATGTGGGAGAGAACGATAACAATTGGTTCTGGTGGTAAAACATTTAGTGTGACTGGATGGAAAGTTGGTTGGGTTTACTGCCcagaaaatttaatgaaaaatttacacatCGTTCATCAAAATAGCGTTTACACCGGCGTTACACCTGTACAG GTAGCCACAGCTATAGCTTTCGAAATCGAAATGGAAAGAATGGAAAGTgatgattgttattttgtttccttAGCCAGAGAATTAGAAGCGAAAAGAGATTACATGGTTAACTTTTTGGTGGATATTGGAATGAAGCCGACAATTCCTGATGCAGGTTATTTTATGTTAGCGGATTGGTCAGCACTTG AAAGTAAAGTAGATATGAACTCAGAAAACGACAAATATAACGATTTCCGTTTTACAAAGTGGATGACAAAAAACGTAGGTCTACAGGGAATACCTCCATCAGCGTTCTTCAGTAGCCCCAATAAATATTTAGCGGAACATTGTGTGAGATATTGTTATATGAAG aaAACTGAGACATTGAAGCAAGCAGAAGACATTTTGAAACAATGGAAAGCtactacaaaataa